From the Vibrio algarum genome, one window contains:
- a CDS encoding ECF-type riboflavin transporter substrate-binding protein has protein sequence MNLTAKTVVVIAIGAALYGIGGLPMFGVPVFANTTLKPAMAVLALFSVLFGPIVGFLVGFIGHWVTDLFAGWGVWFTWVLGSGIVGIVIGIFPKVTGGRLELGEFNSKDFAIFVVLALIGNVVGYGCSAFLDTVLYAEPFAKVFTQLCIIAAGNTILIAIVGYFILKSVAKRNQQSRNLTEE, from the coding sequence ATGAATTTAACTGCAAAAACAGTTGTAGTAATTGCGATCGGCGCTGCACTATATGGGATTGGCGGTTTGCCAATGTTTGGTGTGCCAGTATTTGCCAATACTACTTTAAAACCAGCAATGGCTGTATTAGCTTTGTTCTCTGTTCTTTTTGGACCTATTGTGGGCTTCTTGGTTGGCTTTATTGGTCACTGGGTGACTGACTTATTTGCGGGGTGGGGTGTTTGGTTCACTTGGGTTCTGGGTTCGGGTATCGTGGGTATTGTGATTGGTATCTTTCCAAAAGTTACCGGTGGCCGATTGGAGTTAGGGGAGTTTAATTCTAAGGATTTCGCGATTTTTGTTGTATTGGCCCTTATAGGTAATGTTGTTGGTTATGGCTGTTCCGCTTTCTTAGATACCGTGCTTTATGCTGAACCGTTTGCAAAAGTATTTACGCAACTTTGTATTATTGCTGCCGGCAATACTATTTTGATCGCTATTGTTGGATACTTCATTTTAAAAAGCGTTGCCAAGCGTAACCAACAGAGTCGTAATT